In Opitutus sp. ER46, the following are encoded in one genomic region:
- the ggt gene encoding gamma-glutamyltransferase: MIAPAFALLVLIAAPLHAQRAAVEARHGMVASAHVLASRAGVEMLERGGNAVDAAVATGLALAVVYPIAGNLGGGGFMLIHLADGRDLVIDYRETAPASAGRDMYLDANGNVREGLGSSTVGWRASGVPGTVAGFALALQKYGSGKVTWADACEPARRLAAEGFVVSQATARRLHGNRELLAQFPESKRIFLRDGAYWATGDKWKQPDLAATFARLQQQGPGEFYTGETATRIAEAMAANGGTITRADLKAYVPAERVPLRGRYRGHEIVTMPPPSSGGIALLQMLAMLEPFDVATMGPNSAAKAHLFAEVMRRAFCDRSEYLGDPDFVAVPTRELLASDYLAGRMRDFDPRRATPSSAVKPGLGPVPARDPRPGESPETTHFSVVDAAGNAVANTYTLNGNFGSGVTIPGTGVLMNNEMDDFTAKIGVRNMFGLLQGERNTIAPGRRPLSSMTPTFVFRDGRLLLVTGSPGGPTIINTVLMVITNVVDHGMPVAQAVEAPRLHHQWMPDVLTYERYGMSGDSLAVLTALGQTVHERRSYEGAYQGDAETILIDPKTSLRLGAADPRSADAAAVGH; encoded by the coding sequence CCGCTGCACGCTCAGCGCGCCGCGGTCGAGGCGCGGCACGGCATGGTCGCCTCCGCCCACGTCCTCGCCTCGCGGGCCGGCGTCGAGATGCTCGAACGCGGCGGCAATGCGGTGGACGCCGCCGTGGCGACCGGCCTCGCCCTCGCTGTCGTCTATCCGATCGCAGGCAATCTCGGCGGCGGGGGCTTCATGCTCATCCACCTCGCCGACGGCCGCGACCTGGTCATCGATTACCGCGAAACCGCCCCCGCGTCCGCCGGGCGCGACATGTATCTGGACGCGAACGGCAATGTCCGCGAAGGCCTCGGATCCTCGACCGTCGGCTGGCGCGCCAGCGGCGTGCCGGGAACGGTGGCCGGCTTCGCGCTGGCCCTGCAGAAGTACGGCTCCGGCAAGGTCACGTGGGCCGACGCCTGCGAGCCGGCGCGCCGGCTCGCCGCCGAGGGCTTCGTCGTCTCCCAGGCCACCGCTCGACGCCTCCACGGCAACCGGGAGTTGCTCGCCCAGTTCCCCGAGTCGAAACGTATTTTTCTCCGCGACGGCGCGTATTGGGCGACTGGCGACAAATGGAAACAGCCTGACCTCGCGGCCACGTTCGCCCGCCTGCAACAGCAGGGTCCGGGTGAGTTTTACACCGGCGAGACCGCCACGCGCATCGCCGAGGCGATGGCCGCGAATGGCGGCACGATCACGCGCGCCGACCTCAAGGCCTACGTGCCCGCGGAGCGCGTGCCGCTGCGCGGCCGCTATCGCGGCCACGAGATCGTGACCATGCCGCCCCCGAGTTCCGGCGGCATCGCGCTGCTGCAGATGCTCGCCATGCTCGAGCCGTTCGACGTCGCGACCATGGGTCCCAACTCGGCCGCCAAGGCGCACCTGTTCGCCGAAGTGATGCGGCGCGCGTTCTGCGATCGTTCCGAATACCTCGGCGATCCGGACTTCGTGGCCGTGCCCACCCGCGAGCTCCTGGCCTCGGACTACCTCGCCGGCCGCATGCGCGACTTCGATCCCCGCCGGGCCACGCCGTCCTCCGCCGTCAAACCGGGACTGGGCCCGGTGCCGGCGCGGGACCCGCGGCCGGGCGAGTCGCCCGAGACCACGCACTTCAGCGTCGTCGACGCCGCCGGCAATGCCGTCGCCAACACCTACACGCTCAATGGCAACTTCGGCAGCGGCGTCACCATCCCCGGCACGGGCGTGCTCATGAACAATGAGATGGACGACTTCACCGCGAAGATCGGCGTGCGAAACATGTTTGGTCTCCTCCAGGGCGAACGAAACACGATCGCCCCGGGCCGGCGCCCGCTGTCCTCGATGACGCCGACCTTCGTCTTCCGCGACGGTCGGCTCCTCCTCGTCACCGGCAGCCCCGGCGGCCCGACCATCATCAACACCGTCCTCATGGTCATCACCAACGTCGTCGATCACGGCATGCCGGTCGCCCAGGCCGTCGAGGCACCCCGCCTCCACCACCAATGGATGCCAGACGTGCTCACCTACGAACGGTACGGCATGAGTGGCGACAGCCTCGCGGTGCTCACGGCGCTGGGCCAGACGGTCCACGAGCGGCGTTCCTATGAAGGCGCCTACCAGGGCGACGCCGAGACCATCCTCATCGATCCCAAAACCTCGCTCCGGCTCGGCGCCGCCGATCCCCGCAGCGCCGACGCCGCCGCCGTGGGGCATTGA
- a CDS encoding GH1 family beta-glucosidase encodes MHPANSVFPEDFTWGVATAAPQIEGAAFEDGKGESIWDRFSRIPGRVHGGDTLDVACDHYHRYREDFALMRSLGVRNYRLSLAWPRIFPDGGKQVNQRGLDFYRRLFDAMRENGITPWVTMFHWDLPQALEDQGGWVSPVTVDAFARYADTIVQAFHEPVKHWITLNEIRCFTYLAYGFGGKAPGRKVSPQELNQTYHHALLCHGHGVRAVREHGGAGAQVGLTDNSDVCIPFTETAADIAAARSWYETRNAHILGAMYRGGYSPEYLERCGANYPRVGAGDFKLISAPTDFLGLNLYTGTFVRSGADGRPEELPLPVNYPRADSTWLNLTPQVMYWGTRLPCDAYGVRSIYVTENGCGYNEENVVNGEVFDLHRRDYLRGHLRELRRAVEDGVPVHGYFVWSLMDNYEWEDGYQRRFGIVHCDFATQKRTPKLSAKYYAQVIAANAIL; translated from the coding sequence ATGCACCCAGCGAACAGCGTTTTTCCGGAGGATTTCACGTGGGGCGTCGCGACGGCCGCGCCGCAGATTGAAGGCGCCGCCTTCGAGGATGGCAAAGGCGAGTCCATCTGGGACCGCTTCAGCCGCATCCCGGGCCGGGTGCACGGTGGCGACACGCTGGATGTGGCATGCGATCATTATCACCGGTACCGCGAGGACTTCGCGCTGATGCGCTCGCTGGGCGTGCGCAACTACCGGCTGTCGCTCGCGTGGCCCCGGATCTTCCCCGACGGCGGGAAGCAGGTGAACCAGCGCGGGCTCGATTTCTACCGGCGGCTGTTCGACGCCATGCGCGAGAACGGCATCACGCCCTGGGTGACGATGTTTCACTGGGACCTGCCGCAGGCGCTCGAGGACCAGGGCGGCTGGGTGAGCCCGGTGACGGTCGACGCCTTTGCGCGCTACGCCGACACGATCGTGCAGGCGTTCCATGAACCTGTGAAACACTGGATCACGCTGAACGAGATCCGCTGCTTCACCTACCTGGCCTACGGTTTCGGCGGGAAGGCGCCGGGACGGAAGGTGAGCCCGCAGGAGCTGAACCAGACCTACCACCACGCGCTGCTCTGCCACGGTCACGGCGTGCGCGCGGTGCGCGAGCACGGCGGGGCGGGGGCGCAGGTCGGCCTGACAGACAACAGCGATGTGTGCATTCCGTTCACGGAAACGGCGGCCGACATCGCGGCGGCGCGTTCCTGGTACGAGACGCGCAACGCCCACATTCTCGGTGCGATGTACCGTGGCGGCTATTCGCCGGAGTACCTCGAGCGCTGCGGCGCCAACTATCCCCGCGTGGGCGCGGGCGATTTCAAGCTGATCAGCGCGCCGACCGACTTCCTGGGATTGAACCTGTACACCGGCACGTTCGTGCGCTCGGGCGCGGACGGGCGGCCCGAGGAGCTGCCGTTGCCCGTGAATTACCCGCGGGCGGACAGCACCTGGCTCAACCTCACGCCGCAGGTCATGTACTGGGGCACGCGCCTGCCGTGCGATGCTTACGGCGTGCGCTCGATCTACGTCACCGAGAACGGCTGTGGCTACAACGAGGAGAACGTGGTGAACGGCGAGGTGTTCGACCTGCACCGCCGCGACTACCTGCGCGGGCACCTGCGGGAGCTGCGGCGGGCGGTGGAGGACGGCGTGCCGGTCCACGGCTACTTCGTCTGGTCGTTGATGGACAATTACGAGTGGGAGGATGGCTACCAGCGGCGTTTCGGCATCGTGCACTGCGATTTCGCGACGCAGAAGCGCACGCCGAAGCTGTCGGCGAAGTACTACGCCCAAGTCATCGCGGCCAACGCGATCCTCTGA
- a CDS encoding MFS transporter, whose translation MASVPQASPASAANLTRPEDRVPIPRKLGYGLGMFMDMWGHWLYPTIAFQIFGLAFHVSSSLIGIVIILNRLFDAVSDPVFGWWSDNTRTRFGRRRPFMLFGGILAGAGLPFLLAVNPGHSPTFYFWFMVLSSAIYLPLVSCFNMPYRSLGNELTPDYHERTSVFAYQNAVKKIPELGLFYFGTFFSMSVWVGADQSNLGGRLKQLLTSLSAWSPAPAGTAPNTLLGAQVYLVLCGIIMIIAGIVCTLVMRERYYDKVVVTQKQEKISLITTLKQALECPPFRIQIGVQLAYNMGLSMVSTLGLTATIYWVCCGDKAMGNFWNFWMGVSGMVLGFLGIPVFTFIARRLGKRHALMAVLSSAIVVFICTWWLYTPKIVWLQVFASGTIAFIGAGFWLLDGAIRADIIDYDELRTGKRREGAFEACISWIGKVGMAIGAGVSLFILDWIGFDNAAAQQTPHTLFMIRFWLAAIPVAGLVIALIALYRFPLTQARMAEIRRELEARRGTV comes from the coding sequence ATGGCCTCCGTCCCCCAAGCCTCCCCCGCATCCGCGGCCAACCTCACCCGCCCCGAAGATCGCGTCCCCATCCCGCGCAAGCTGGGCTACGGCCTCGGCATGTTCATGGACATGTGGGGGCATTGGCTCTACCCGACGATCGCCTTCCAGATTTTCGGCCTGGCTTTTCACGTCTCCAGTTCGCTCATCGGCATTGTCATCATCCTGAACCGGCTCTTCGACGCCGTCTCGGATCCGGTCTTCGGCTGGTGGTCCGACAACACCCGAACTCGTTTCGGCCGCCGCCGACCCTTCATGCTCTTCGGCGGGATACTGGCGGGAGCCGGCCTGCCGTTCCTCCTCGCGGTCAACCCCGGCCATTCGCCGACGTTCTACTTCTGGTTCATGGTGCTCTCGTCGGCGATCTATCTGCCGCTGGTCAGCTGCTTCAACATGCCTTACCGCAGCCTGGGGAATGAACTCACGCCCGACTACCACGAGCGCACGAGCGTCTTCGCCTACCAGAACGCGGTGAAGAAGATCCCCGAGCTCGGCCTGTTCTACTTCGGCACCTTCTTCTCGATGAGCGTCTGGGTCGGCGCGGATCAGTCGAACCTCGGCGGGCGACTGAAGCAGTTGCTCACCAGTCTGTCGGCGTGGAGTCCCGCGCCCGCCGGAACCGCACCCAACACCCTGCTCGGTGCGCAGGTGTACCTCGTGCTCTGCGGCATCATCATGATCATCGCGGGCATCGTCTGCACTCTCGTGATGCGCGAGCGGTACTACGACAAGGTCGTCGTCACCCAGAAGCAGGAGAAGATCTCCCTTATCACTACCTTGAAGCAGGCGCTGGAATGCCCGCCGTTCCGGATTCAGATTGGGGTCCAGCTCGCCTACAACATGGGCCTCAGCATGGTCAGCACGCTCGGCCTCACCGCCACGATCTACTGGGTCTGCTGTGGCGACAAGGCCATGGGCAACTTCTGGAACTTCTGGATGGGCGTCTCCGGCATGGTGCTCGGCTTCCTCGGCATCCCGGTGTTCACGTTCATCGCCCGCCGCCTCGGCAAGCGGCACGCGCTCATGGCCGTGCTGAGCAGCGCCATCGTGGTGTTCATCTGCACGTGGTGGCTCTACACGCCGAAGATCGTGTGGCTCCAGGTATTCGCCTCGGGCACGATCGCCTTCATCGGCGCGGGCTTCTGGCTCCTCGATGGCGCCATCCGCGCCGACATCATCGACTATGACGAACTGCGCACCGGCAAACGCCGTGAAGGCGCGTTCGAGGCCTGCATCTCCTGGATCGGCAAGGTCGGCATGGCCATCGGCGCCGGCGTCTCGCTGTTCATCCTCGACTGGATCGGCTTCGACAATGCCGCCGCCCAGCAAACGCCGCACACGCTCTTCATGATCCGCTTCTGGCTCGCCGCCATCCCCGTGGCCGGCCTGGTCATCGCGCTGATCGCGCTCTACCGTTTCCCGCTCACGCAGGCCAGGATGGCGGAGATCCGCCGCGAGCTCGAGGCCCGGCGCGGCACGGTCTGA
- a CDS encoding family 78 glycoside hydrolase catalytic domain translates to MKHLLFILAGVALTASAAPAVESSLQPRELRCEHRVNPLGIGETKPRLNWKLETRSDGRGLAQSGYQILVASAAEKLARDEGDLWDTGRVASAATTNIIYQGRPLAARAACWWKVRLWDQDGRASTWSPPGQWTVGLLSPDDWQAEWIGFEAPAPAASTAVSDEQRARLGQAAWITIPGEQRSRPEPLTAAFRRSLVLPADRPVTRATVLLTPDMRAAISVNGQLLAEVNRWEQAVPLSLLDRLTPGENVIGVRVSQDDGYLPAVLGEVELTFANGEVVRYPLDASWQFSPTPADGWDRPGFDATSWAPAILLVEANSVKPRRSPWGTPQNALHTLAPVPMLRKTFKIEKPVRRATVYATALGVYELQLNGTRVGSDYLTPGWTEYRRRVHYQTYDVTSQLRPGANALGALLGDGWFAGVASYTGRRGYYGGTPRLRAQLEIEYADGTRTVVATDRHWRAAFGPVRHSDLYLGYAYDARLTVPDWTQPTFNDSAWKHVRTGLADASPRGFTLEAATLAPVQVVQELPAIAVTEPVPGHYVFDFGQNMVGWVRLKVRGQAGQRLVLRHSEFLNPNGTIYTSNLRGAAAVDTYWLRGDAEEALEPFGTVHGFRYVEITGLTAQPGVAMATGVVVHNPMAQTGEFTCSDPLLNQLFRNIVWGQKGNYLEAPTDCPQRDERLGWTGDTQFFVRTGLYNFDAQDMIERWLTTLITDSQGENGAFPRVAPGIDAGPQFITAWGDAAIICTHALWQVYGDTRVIERHFDRLGRYLAGLRSQARHGVVSIGGYGDWLNLGGGAKREVMDTAYYAHLCGLMSELATAIGRPDEAKKYAAEQAQVTAAWRQAFLQPDGSILESSQTGFALAFTMGLIPDAQRAAAATRFVDEIRKQDWHLATGFIGTPRLLPALHEAGRNDVAYRLLQTRTYPSWLFQVTLGATTMWERWDGWTPDRGFQTIDMNSFNHYAFGAVAEYLYRTVLGINTDGPGFRRIQIAPYPGGTLTHASGHYDAPTGRIQSSWRLDQGTLTLRVQIPANTTATVRVPATDTAAVQEGGRPAIQAPGVKLDHKEADAAVFQVVSGSYEFTSRYTAPAGPN, encoded by the coding sequence ATGAAGCACCTGCTCTTCATCTTGGCTGGCGTCGCATTGACGGCGTCCGCCGCTCCGGCCGTCGAATCCAGCCTCCAACCGCGCGAGTTGCGGTGCGAGCACCGCGTCAACCCACTCGGCATTGGTGAGACCAAGCCGCGGCTGAACTGGAAGCTCGAGACACGGTCCGATGGGCGCGGCCTCGCCCAGTCCGGCTATCAGATCCTCGTCGCCTCCGCGGCGGAGAAGCTGGCCCGCGATGAAGGCGATCTCTGGGACACCGGCCGCGTCGCGTCCGCCGCGACCACGAACATCATTTACCAGGGCCGGCCGCTCGCCGCGCGCGCGGCGTGCTGGTGGAAGGTGCGGCTTTGGGACCAGGACGGACGGGCGTCGACCTGGAGCCCCCCCGGCCAGTGGACCGTGGGGCTCCTCAGTCCTGACGATTGGCAGGCGGAGTGGATCGGTTTCGAGGCGCCCGCACCTGCCGCCAGCACCGCGGTCAGCGATGAACAGCGCGCCCGACTCGGCCAGGCTGCCTGGATCACCATTCCCGGCGAGCAGCGCTCCCGTCCCGAGCCACTGACGGCCGCTTTCCGGCGCAGTCTCGTGCTGCCGGCGGACCGGCCGGTCACGCGCGCGACCGTCCTGCTCACGCCCGACATGCGGGCCGCGATCAGCGTCAACGGCCAGCTCCTGGCCGAGGTGAACCGCTGGGAACAGGCCGTCCCGCTCTCGCTGCTGGATCGTCTCACGCCCGGCGAGAACGTGATCGGCGTCCGCGTCTCCCAGGACGACGGCTATCTGCCTGCCGTGCTCGGCGAGGTCGAGCTGACGTTCGCGAACGGCGAGGTGGTGCGGTATCCGCTCGATGCCTCCTGGCAGTTTTCGCCGACCCCGGCCGACGGTTGGGACCGGCCGGGCTTCGACGCGACGAGCTGGGCGCCAGCCATCCTGCTGGTCGAGGCCAACAGCGTGAAGCCCCGGCGCAGCCCGTGGGGCACACCGCAGAACGCGCTGCACACCCTCGCCCCCGTGCCCATGCTGCGGAAGACCTTCAAGATCGAGAAACCGGTGCGCCGCGCGACCGTGTACGCGACCGCACTCGGCGTTTACGAACTGCAGCTCAACGGCACCCGGGTCGGCTCCGACTATCTCACCCCCGGCTGGACCGAGTATCGCCGGCGCGTGCACTACCAGACCTACGACGTCACGAGCCAGCTGCGGCCGGGCGCCAACGCCCTCGGCGCATTGCTCGGCGATGGCTGGTTCGCGGGCGTCGCCTCCTACACCGGCCGGCGCGGCTACTACGGCGGCACGCCGCGCCTCCGCGCCCAGCTCGAGATCGAGTACGCCGACGGCACGCGGACCGTCGTGGCGACCGACCGGCACTGGCGCGCGGCGTTTGGACCCGTGCGCCACTCGGACCTGTATCTGGGCTACGCGTACGATGCCCGGCTGACCGTGCCCGACTGGACGCAGCCGACCTTCAACGACTCGGCCTGGAAGCACGTCCGCACCGGACTGGCGGATGCCTCGCCGCGCGGCTTCACGCTCGAGGCCGCCACCCTCGCACCCGTGCAGGTCGTGCAGGAGCTGCCGGCAATCGCAGTCACCGAACCGGTGCCCGGCCATTACGTGTTCGACTTCGGCCAGAACATGGTCGGCTGGGTGCGGCTCAAGGTCCGCGGCCAGGCCGGCCAGCGCCTCGTGCTCCGGCACAGCGAGTTTCTCAACCCCAACGGCACGATCTACACCTCGAACCTCCGCGGCGCGGCGGCCGTCGACACGTACTGGCTGCGGGGTGACGCCGAGGAGGCGCTCGAGCCCTTCGGCACGGTGCACGGCTTCCGCTACGTCGAAATCACCGGCCTCACGGCGCAACCCGGCGTGGCGATGGCAACCGGCGTCGTGGTGCACAACCCGATGGCGCAGACGGGCGAGTTCACCTGCTCGGACCCGCTGCTGAACCAGCTTTTCCGCAACATCGTCTGGGGCCAGAAGGGCAATTACCTCGAGGCACCGACCGACTGCCCGCAACGCGACGAACGCCTCGGCTGGACCGGCGACACGCAGTTCTTCGTCCGGACCGGGCTCTACAACTTCGACGCCCAGGACATGATCGAGCGCTGGCTGACGACGCTGATCACCGATTCGCAAGGCGAGAACGGCGCATTCCCCCGCGTGGCGCCCGGCATTGATGCCGGCCCGCAGTTCATCACGGCCTGGGGCGACGCCGCCATCATCTGCACGCACGCGCTCTGGCAGGTGTATGGGGACACCCGCGTGATCGAGCGCCACTTCGACCGGCTCGGTCGCTACCTTGCCGGCCTGCGCAGCCAGGCGCGGCACGGCGTGGTGAGCATCGGCGGCTACGGCGATTGGCTGAACCTCGGCGGCGGTGCCAAACGCGAGGTCATGGACACCGCGTATTACGCTCATCTGTGCGGCCTCATGTCTGAGCTCGCCACGGCGATCGGCCGCCCGGACGAAGCCAAGAAGTACGCAGCCGAGCAGGCGCAGGTCACCGCCGCGTGGCGCCAGGCATTCCTCCAGCCCGACGGCAGCATCCTGGAGAGCAGCCAGACCGGCTTCGCACTCGCGTTCACCATGGGCCTGATCCCCGACGCGCAGCGGGCCGCCGCCGCCACCCGGTTTGTGGATGAGATCCGGAAGCAGGACTGGCACCTTGCCACCGGCTTCATTGGCACGCCTCGCCTTCTCCCGGCGCTGCACGAGGCCGGCCGCAACGATGTCGCGTATCGCCTGCTGCAGACACGGACGTATCCCTCCTGGCTGTTCCAGGTGACGCTCGGCGCGACGACCATGTGGGAACGGTGGGACGGCTGGACGCCCGACCGCGGGTTCCAGACGATCGATATGAACTCCTTCAATCACTACGCATTCGGCGCGGTGGCCGAGTACCTGTATCGCACCGTGCTCGGCATCAACACGGACGGTCCGGGCTTCCGCCGGATCCAGATCGCCCCGTATCCCGGCGGCACGCTCACGCATGCCAGCGGGCACTACGACGCGCCCACCGGCCGCATTCAGAGCAGCTGGCGGCTCGACCAGGGCACGCTGACGTTGCGCGTCCAGATTCCCGCCAACACGACGGCGACGGTGCGCGTCCCCGCGACCGACACCGCCGCGGTGCAGGAAGGTGGACGCCCCGCGATCCAGGCGCCCGGAGTGAAGCTCGATCACAAGGAAGCTGACGCGGCGGTTTTTCAGGTCGTTTCGGGCAGCTACGAGTTTACCTCCCGCTACACGGCTCCCGCGGGGCCCAACTGA